GGACATAGCTGTCTATGGTTGACATTTATTGAGTTCAAACTTTACATTGTCagcaacattttaaatctaatatataaaattctcgtgtcacagttttcgttcccgtactcctccgaaacggcttgaccgattctcatgaaattttgtgagcatattcagtaggtctgagaatcggccaacatctatttttcatattccccccccccattttttaactgcgcccggacggagtcgcgggcgacagctagtcactttgtaaaatttagccgaaaaatattactaacttatatagaaacggctaaaacactcatgtatatatgtccggtgtcgtcaccgactagtttcgagcccttcgggggctcttcatcagggtgagtgggattggtattatttcgcggacgcggcccgtcgctcactgcgCGCCTGCGCTCTTAGGGCGCGTCTTGAGgtggcggggggcgcggggtgcGCCGGCGTCGTTGACGAGGTTGATACCAAAGCAGTGTTGGTGTTGTTATTAGAGTTTCCGGGGGCACAAAATGTACTGATTATATCCACAATATCGTCTTCAGCACTGTTGATGTTGTGTCGCGCCGCGTTCATTAAGACGGGTTCCCATGTACGTGGCAGAGCCCACCCCTTGTCTCTGTTGAAATTAGGTCGACGACCTATTTCAATAGCCTCCCGAAGCTTCCGAGACACGAAGTTCCTCTCACGGGCCAGCACTTTAACTTTGTCGAACCTAATATAATGCGAGGTTCCGGAGTTAAGTGCGTGATCCGCAACCGCCGAGGTGTTGCCGTCTAATTTACGCATACTGCGGATATGCTCAGAGAGTCTCGACTTTATATTGCGCCCCGTTTCGCCGACGTAACTTTTACCACAGTCGCACGGGATCTCGTAGACACCAGGACTATCTAGGGGATCCCGGTCCTTTGGAGATCGCAGAAGTTGTTTGATCTGTGTCATTGGGCGGAAAATTGTCCTGATGCTGAACCTACGGCGTAACAGGTGTCCAATTTTGTCCGTGACCCCTCGCATAAATGGTAAATAGACCGGGACCCGCTCTGCAACTTGAGGCCGTGGTTTGCTGGTCGTGTTCGCTATTCGGTAACTCTGTCGCCAGTTGTATCCATTGCTCTCTAATACGTGCCGTACGTGCGTCAATTCAGCCTGCAGGAATTGAGTGTCGCATAAACGTATTGCGCGACTTATAAGCGTGCGCGGCACTGAAGATAGCTGAGATGGATGGTGATGAGAGTCCGCCCTCAAGTACCGATCCGTGTGTGTAGGCTTTCTATACACGGTGTGTACTAGATCACCACTAGGTTCCCTCTTCACTAGTACGTCCAAAAATGGGAGAGTTCCTTCATTTTCCTCCTCCGTAGTAAAATGGATTTTTGGATGTACGTCGTTCAAATGGTTTAGTAGTTGAGTGACGGCTTGTCTGGGAACTATAGCGAACACGTCGTCTACGTATCTCCACCAGTATCTGGGTTTAAAAGGTGCATGCTTCCACGCCTCCTCCTCGAAGTATTCCATAAATATATTAGCCGCAACTGGTGCTATTGGCGAGCCCATCGCCACTCCATCCATCTGAAGGTAAAAATCCCCTCGCCAACGGAAATAGCCACTCGTAAGGCAGAACTCTATTAAACTCATGTAATCAGTAGGTATATTGTGTGATATAAGGCGTtgtcttataatatttatagtttccGCTACCGgtacatttgtaaatagaGACGCCACGTCGAAACTCACCATTATCTCGTCGTTTTGGATTTTGACGTCCTTCAACAATTGAATAACGGCGCGACACAACATCAACAGTGCTGAAGACGATATTGTGGATATAATCAGTACATTTTGTGCCCCCGGAAACTCTAATAACAACACCAACACTGCTTTGGTATCAACCTCGTCAACGACGCCGGCgcaccccgcgccccccgccacCTCAAGACGCGCCCTAAGAGCGCAGGCGcgcagtgagcgacgggccgcgtccgcgaaataataccaatcccactcaccctgatgaagagcccccgaagggctcgaaactagtcggtgacgacaccggacatatatacatgagtgttttagccgtttctatataagttagtgataatgtctcacgaaagtttgaataacgaaaaatattacttcaaATTAGAGGGTGattgtaatatcgaaaaaaacatCCGTCATGTTTGTGGTGTATTTTGTTTGGtgtataaacaaattttaaatatttttttaatgtgaataaccgatttaattctttttttatctgaaACGGCTAGTTAGAGTTTGGTGGGAAAGTAGTTGATACATGTGAACATATTATAGacaactttgttatttaatccTGCgctaacgaagtcgcgggcgagtCCAAgtctagtaaaaaataaatcaaatcaaattcTTAATTATCGAATATTTATTTCGGgtgtactttattaaatttaatacttttttttttagttacgaCACGTCAATGACGAAAGCGGTTACAGCACTAGCGACAAAGATCACAGAAAGTGGAAACATTTCGCCTGATGATATAAAAGGCTTCACACCGCATCAGTTAATCAATTTACTGCAAGAGCTTGTTGAAAGAAATGCAATGACCGTTGAAAAGCTGCACGCTCTCAATGACGCTTATAAAATCAGCGACAGCAAGAATTCCGAGATCCAATACAGATGGATGAGATTGTGCGTAAGAAGTAAAGACTCAACTAAACTGGAAGATGTGTTCAATTTCCTGAACCATCAGGGACGTATGAAATTTGTACGACCAATATACAGAGACCTCTATGCTTGGGAGGAAGTTAGGCAAAAGGCCATAGATAATTTCCTTCAACATGAGCCCTATATGATGCATGTCTCTGCCTATACCCTTAGGAAGGACTTGCATCTCAGTGAATAATGTTAGCGTAAGATATGTTATACTGTACCCGGATTACAAAATTGTgtcttattgaaaaaaaacatactttagtATGGAATCCCATTGATattgtttatgtaatatatttatcaattgtAAGGTgtcagtaaattatttattcactgTTTAATAAATGCATTTGACATTATCACAAACTGTTTGTTATTCTCCCTTGTGTTGAAAAAGAGTAATACATATGCATTGCTAAAATTAAACACGCGCCTGCTTTTGTCTCCATCTTTCATTTTTCAGcagtaaatttcaatttacaagGAATTGCTAGTGTAAAGCCTACAGGcgcaacataattttatttatgttgggTATAAGTCCTTTGGACGACACGGTGGGCGGGACACGTTGCACGCATGGATGATTGCAGAATTCCCAAACGCCTGTTGGAGAGTTAACCGGATGGACGTAAAGCACATGGTAGGCCGAAGTTGAGATGACGAAATGACGTCGAGCGCGATCTTAAAAATATCGGCATTAAGAGCTGGACGCAAAAAGCACAAAGTAGACCAGTGTGGAGGAATTTACTTGACCAGGTCCAGGCCCACCCGTGGCTGTGGCGCCTCAGATGATGATTATAAAAGTCCTTTAATATTTGtctaaatgaataaatattatggtagtcataacaaataatttaatttgctatTGTTTTAGTAGTAACAAGGCGCGTCTACAGACTTGTTTCCTCCACCCCATCCATCTGCTCAATGCTTAGATCAAATTCATAATAcgttgtcttatttatgttgtGTGACTCCAatcttcaaatttaaataatctttattttactGGCATAATAGTCTATTGAAACTTGATTATTTTAGGACTTGTTGAATTAAAAGACTGTATGAGataattaatcatttatttattaaaaaatatcaaacacttttacaataacaaaatgcaaaaggttaagaaaataataccgATATGTTCCAAGTCTATCACAGATTAcctgtttaatagaaatagtTGATTAGCcaaataaaactaactaaaTATACTTAAGATGAGTATTTTGACCTGACTCACCGTCTTTGGTATGAAGAAGATTAATGACATACAAACCATTTACGCTACAAGCCACCAGTACTGCAACTATACATACTTTGAAGAACTGCATTGAAACCTGGTCCAATGAAAATataggttttaaaaaatttaaagggGTATTAAGCAAGGGAGATGAAGCTTTTCTTTCATGTATTTGATGCACTGGAGATGAATATAGctgttcttttctttttataagacTGTTTCATTCTAATCGTGGATTTCTGATACCAAAAaccccatttaaaacatattatctctgttttgtcaaaggtaATGACAGGGATGTTTTTTAATCAGATTTTGGCTTTGGAAGCCAGCGGCAGCTCACATAATGTAATATGGCATATATCTACTAGACATTTCTAGACTCAGTCTTCTATAAAATTCCTTGTTAATTCTTAAAACAATACCCAGACAAACCTAAACTCTTTCAGTGTTTCCATTGGAAGCTAAAATGAATGGAGGgggtaaaaatgttttaaataatactgttcgtaagaaacgggattcttacctcgattaggctgtttgagacCATTGACCAtcagtcaacccgtgaacatggcgcatgcccgaaatatcgggagctcaaacagcctaatcgtggtaaaaATCCAGATTCTTAGGAAcagtaaattagtaaaaaacttGCGTGAAGTTTgaagttgttttaaattaatttgtgagTAACAGGCAAATTCCATTTTAGACATTAACATTATTTGCGCGAAAGTAATTTAACActtgattttgtttattttggagACAAAAATTGTGTCTCGATAATTTTATCCtctaaagttaattaaagatTGACAAAACGAATCATTTCTTCTTTCATTGTAAATTACCTTCACCAAATATAAATCCAAAACACATATACATTGCTCGAACTTGTGAAAGCAtcaaatgaaaatttgtaAAGCGGCACCCAGCCACTGACGATACtcctttataattattaatatttaccttCTTAAAGACAGTggtgtatttttcttttacagcAGAAAGCGGCACCTAAATAACTTAAAGAAGGTATCATATATCCTAATCCCATCTCATTATCCTAAAAAATCGGACCATCTGGCAGGTTGAAATTTTATCCTCTGTTCAACATAAAGGCTGATAAAACATGTGCTACTATAGAAATGTACTAATGTTCATAGAGTAGCATCAATTTTAATCatctataaaaacaatttgccTAATGAGGAGGAAAAACGTCATTTAGACTTTCCATTAGTTCTTTTCAAACACTATACAGAAGGccctaaatattatttttaaacagtatATATTTATGGTAATATCCTTTGCTTGATAACATTTTAGTGTTGTTACTTACAGATTTGGCACCCCATTTTTCCACAATAACcacaatatgtaaataaaactaattattgaATCTAAACTGACCACCAGCACCACACTTAAGCTATCACAAAACCCCACAAAACTGTGCTTAACAAAGCATTCACTTTTATGCTGCACAAATTATTCCCAgtctcaaatttttttttattcagtatctgatatatgaaaaatttagCACCTTCATTTACCACAAACTAttcacaaatttataaaaaaaactgcactTTAAAGCAATACACTTACTCACAAGgtgtaaaaaaactacaacttcagatttaatattctatttgCATATTCACACACAACACAGTCACCTAACTTACACTGGATAAAATTATACACTATAACTTGCCTTTGCCAACATTAATACacaattgaaatgttttgtcCAAAGTTAATCCTAGcaaaactaatataaactttacctagATATGTGCAATAATTATTGCTTCTCACAAACTTGGTAATTACATTCACAGCACtacacaataacaatattttaacctTCACAAAACTAAGTTAGAAACACCCCACAGTGCACTACACGCcacataaattacattataaaataactctataataaaaataaaaaattgtcgtAACCTATATAGAATACTTTTATATGCTAAATGTTTTGtctaagcaaaataaaaatttgtgatTTACGCAGAGCCCCCACGGACAACTACAATAACAAGATGATCTTCTTTCAGACTTTCCTCTGTCAAGTTGTGGCAAGTCCTTTTTAGGAGCTCTGTTGAAAATTCACAAGGAGGAAAGGAATAAAGTACACCCGTGGCTTCTGTTTCTTTGTTCAACAGTGATATTACTCCTGCAGCCTCTTTCTGTTTGAGGTATGAAACCAAATTTCGCATAGGCCTTGTCTGAATACTTGTGTCTTCATTTGTTATAGATGCTGTTGAACCTGCCACCCCTAAGAATATAGCATGTGAGCTAGAAGTAGCAATACGTTTCTGTACGTCGTCCAACTTTGGCTGATCCAATCTCAATCTTTGAGTAATTCTTAACTGATTTTTTCCATCTTCGTCTTTCATCAGACTATCAATTATTTCAGAGTCACCATCAGTTAAATGGAATTTGGTTGGgaataatgaatttttaagaatGAGAGCACCATTCCATATTGTTGCCGCTTTACGGACTACTTCAGGTAGAGTCCTTGCTGATGATAGCATTCCACTACTGCGCCGAGGAGATCCATCAGAGTCACTTTCAGGTGACCGGCGACGTGGCGATCGGGATCGAGATCTATCAACACCCGGCTCGCGTGATCCAGAGCGTCTGACTCGACTCTCGTAGTCGCCATCTGCGGGGGCTCTTCTCCATTCCTCATCTCTATAATCCCCTGCACCATGATATGCCCCCCTATACATTCCCCTGCCACGACCACGATGTCCACCGCGACCTCTATAACCTGATCCATACCCATATCCTTCATCCCATGATCCTCCTTCATATCCCTCATACCCTTCGACAGGTCTGCCATCTTCACCTACAGGTGGAGCATAAGGCTTAGGTCTATAAGGACCCCCTGTACCTACATCAGCAAAGTCAATACGAAGACGTCTATCAGGTCCACCTAAAGGAAAACCTCTCATTTCTTTTACAGCAGCCTGAGCTGCATCTATGGaatcatataaaatgtatgcaTGAGCCTCTCCTTTAGCATATTCAATCTTTTTAATGGCACCAAATCTATCAAATTCTCTTTCTAATTGAGCTACTGATGTCCATGGTCCCAGACCACCAACCCAGACACGAGTTGTAGGTGTTGCCTTGCCATATCCTATCTTACATTGGAATTTTCCAATGTACTGTCCAGAAAGTTCTACTTTGGCTCTATGGGCCATATCTAAAGTTTGATACCTTACAAATGCAAAAGCATTACCAGTACCAGGAGGGGGACGTTTTATGTCAATATCTTCTACAATACCATAACGGCCAAATATACGTCGGAGTTCCTCATCAGATAtgttaatttctaaattaccTGCAAAAAGCGTTCTGGTAGCTAATGGATCATCTTCAGGCTGAACATGGTGCAAATAGTTTGGaaatttgtcttttttgtTTTCCATTTTCTCAAAAGGTGGATGGTGTGGTCTGGGCATGTAGGGCCTTGGCATATAATGTGGATGGGGAGGGTGGTGCATTGGGGGTCTGTGATGCATTGGAGGCCCATGTGGGCCTGCCATTGGATATTCATGCATTGGAGGCCGAAAATCTCTGTGGTGCGGGGGCACAGTAGGTGGGATGCCATATGCCCTATCATCTGGTGGCGGCCTCCTTCGGTCAGGCACTGGTGACCAAGCATAAGAATATGGACGGTCATAATCTGGTGGAGTAATGCTTCTTGGCCTACTTCTATATTCTGACCTAACAGGTTCGTAAACTGGGTCAATAATAGCTACTTTatcgtataaaataattcttggCTTGGCGTGCTTCGCATCCCTAGCGTCTTCTGCACTCCTGAAGCATACATATGCGACCCGCTCATCAAGTTCGTGAGAAATTTTGATGGTAAACTcaccatattttttatactccCTGTAAAGAGTATCTTTAACAATTTCATCGGAAGCCTTAGGGTGCAGCGCACTAACACATAGCACTTTGTAGTAAGGACGTACGGAATCTTCACGAATCTCCCTAGAACGTACGTAGTCGTCACGATGGGGTGAAACATACCGACCTCGGGGACTCGGCGACCGCACACGACGCCGAATGCGCTCTGGCGTAACCCGTTCATCAGAACTATCGTCATAACGACCTATACTACTTCGCGTCCTCTTCGATCGCGGCATGCTATCCCTTGATGAGCTTCGCTTCATGTTACGAATTTTCACCGTTATACGATCTCTATCTCTATCGCTACGCGGTAATCCAATCATGAAAGCTCAGTTTGGTGAACCACTATCTGAAATGCACAACATTACACGTCACTTCAAAATGTCGTCTGTTCCAGAAGAAATTGCATATTGTATAACACTGCACGTTACAAAGTTATCAAGTCTTACCACAAACTATCGCGACCAATGTTCGCTTAAATCACAACACCTCAAATCAACCAAACAAACGATAGCTTCCTGGGAACactataaattaacataaaacgCTTCACTACAACGTGAGTCACAAAATCAAGACAATCTTATGATACAAAATGGTTGCCGGCCGTATCCGTATCCGCAACCGCAATCCGGTTGGTAGTGTTGTCtgcaataaaatgtttgcCTTTTGGCCTgcttaaaaatgtcaaaacagCACCAATTGGCGAATGTAGGAAaatgtctctttttttttaagtagtgCTACGGCCTGCTGCTAATCTTGTTCCATGCAAACACGGATTTTTTTACACAGTGCACACAAAGGctgagtaaaaataaaaaattttcaTTGGCAGCACTGAGTCAAGTTGACAAGTCCAAAAGTACAAGTGTTTTGATTgttatgatatatttatatttattaacaaattatttatttactcaatataaaaattatacattgcAAATTTTAAGCTTTGAATCTCGTTGTAAGTTGACATAAAATATGATGacaattattacatttcaaataagttttatttaatgttatcagtaaaaattgttttttttttaattggttggtggtaaaagtaaaatatatgtttgatttgatgaaatatatttatttcagattcTGGAGTACCTTTTCTATATTATGTGGTTAATACTActacattaatatttctttatctatgatggatattataataaaagtaaacaatcaGTCAGTGGGAAGAGACAAAATAGCCAGGTTAGTAATACTAATTTGGAGGACTTTTTACGTAATTCTCAGTGATTGCTAGCATCAAATGGTCTCAATggtgtaatatattttttatattattataggtTGTTGCAATATACAAGTCGGCTAGTTTGGCATCAGCTTGAATCCAGAAATGCTAATAAGTATTCTGTTGACAGAGTAAAAAGTTTAGAAAATACTCTAAGCTCATTTagaaaaggtaaaatatttcCAAGTATAccattttctatgtttaaaaacataattaaagtttattaatagtatttttttacagttctTCGACTCGGACGGTGTGTGGATATTTTCTATACTGCACTTAGCACCATACATATTGAAGATCCCATCCTGCGTTTTACTCTAACAGCAAGTAAATTAGCGCATGCTTTATACCTTTACGCAGACCACATAGTATGGTTATCAAAAAATGGCTTTCTAAAGTCTGATTCAAATGGCTGGAGTCTGACTGCAAATAGATTCTGGCTGTTATCAATAATTGCAAACTTAGCAAgagatttttatgaaattctacatgttttagattttaaaaaatccatgTTTCTAAAACCTTCAGACTTAGTAAATGTTTCTGTGAGAAATTTCGATTTGAATTCTAGTTTAAAACACCTTTACGCCATTTTAAATTGTCATAAAGATATATTTGTTGATACTGCCAAGAATTCTTGTGATTTATTCATTCCATTGACTGCATTAggatatacaaaattaagtcCAAGCACAGTCGGGGTGTTGGGAGCTCTGTCATCTCTTGCTGCCTTGGTTACTTTAGTTAAGCCTATCACAAAATTAGTGCCATCTTGAATTAACCGTATACATAACAAGGAAAAACTGacatcttttataattttattgttggtcaactttcataaattttatgtatgtgaTATCAGGTGGTGGCAGGTTGATATTGATACTGGGatttttaagtaacaaatattgtcttattgtttttcttaatattgtaacaattatttcTGAAATTGCAAACAATTTATCACAAAtgatacttatttaaattgaggTAAATGTTGTAGACCTACCTACCATTTTTGAATCGATGTCAGATACTGTTGTTATTGtacatttgaaattgaaactTAATTGCCTTAAATTTGTATGATTAAGAAATATAGTCAGTTACTGGgccttaattaaaatatattcttttgataataataatgaagtgttattttgtaacaaatatcaaactttttaaatgttatatttggGGACtgttataagaataaaaataattcttgataatatttcttttactgCCACACATTCCATGTACCCCCGTGACCTTTTTATCTTAGAGTATCGCTTTAAATAGCTTATTATTGAACAAGTCTACCGAAAATAAACTATTCTGTGACCTTATTTAATGAATGATTAAAGTTATGTTTGTATACTTCGTACTTGTATAAGCGAAAACTCTATAaacgagaaacctctataagcgagacaAATATCACGGTCCCGTAGATTTttacttatccaggttcgactgtaattTGAACTAAGAAGAAATGGAAGCATACTAAAGCCATGCCCGTGTAGAAAAGAAATCATTTATCTGTGCctgttttttcaatttacgaAAGTGAGAAAAATAGTAATCATTTCGGACACTGAACTATTAcactttaaaaagtaattggAAATGCTTGGTAAGAATTTAGGTTTTCAAATTCCTTTCATTGTTAACTAATTAATAAGTATCAAAGTTGCAACACTGGCTGTTATGTCATTCTTTAGTTGAAGTTTCTATTTCTAACCTATAATTAAATACCAAATAattcttaatattacattatttgctttgattttataagttataatGGCACGTAATATAGCCGATAATGTACGAAAACTGTTATTGCTTGGACAGTGCG
This DNA window, taken from Papilio machaon chromosome 16, ilPapMach1.1, whole genome shotgun sequence, encodes the following:
- the LOC106713634 gene encoding RNA-binding protein spenito, with the translated sequence MIGLPRSDRDRDRITVKIRNMKRSSSRDSMPRSKRTRSSIGRYDDSSDERVTPERIRRRVRSPSPRGRYVSPHRDDYVRSREIREDSVRPYYKVLCVSALHPKASDEIVKDTLYREYKKYGEFTIKISHELDERVAYVCFRSAEDARDAKHAKPRIILYDKVAIIDPVYEPVRSEYRSRPRSITPPDYDRPYSYAWSPVPDRRRPPPDDRAYGIPPTVPPHHRDFRPPMHEYPMAGPHGPPMHHRPPMHHPPHPHYMPRPYMPRPHHPPFEKMENKKDKFPNYLHHVQPEDDPLATRTLFAGNLEINISDEELRRIFGRYGIVEDIDIKRPPPGTGNAFAFVRYQTLDMAHRAKVELSGQYIGKFQCKIGYGKATPTTRVWVGGLGPWTSVAQLEREFDRFGAIKKIEYAKGEAHAYILYDSIDAAQAAVKEMRGFPLGGPDRRLRIDFADVGTGGPYRPKPYAPPVGEDGRPVEGYEGYEGGSWDEGYGYGSGYRGRGGHRGRGRGMYRGAYHGAGDYRDEEWRRAPADGDYESRVRRSGSREPGVDRSRSRSPRRRSPESDSDGSPRRSSGMLSSARTLPEVVRKAATIWNGALILKNSLFPTKFHLTDGDSEIIDSLMKDEDGKNQLRITQRLRLDQPKLDDVQKRIATSSSHAIFLGVAGSTASITNEDTSIQTRPMRNLVSYLKQKEAAGVISLLNKETEATGVLYSFPPCEFSTELLKRTCHNLTEESLKEDHLVIVVVRGGSA
- the LOC106713615 gene encoding peroxisomal membrane protein 11B, giving the protein MMDIIIKVNNQSVGRDKIARLLQYTSRLVWHQLESRNANKYSVDRVKSLENTLSSFRKVLRLGRCVDIFYTALSTIHIEDPILRFTLTASKLAHALYLYADHIVWLSKNGFLKSDSNGWSLTANRFWLLSIIANLARDFYEILHVLDFKKSMFLKPSDLVNVSVRNFDLNSSLKHLYAILNCHKDIFVDTAKNSCDLFIPLTALGYTKLSPSTVGVLGALSSLAALVTLVKPITKLVPS